Proteins from a genomic interval of Acidimicrobiia bacterium:
- a CDS encoding HEAT repeat domain-containing protein has product MTDPLDLDATRSAIAARDLTATASGYLTTDVAMRLPFEALGPFKTLLRRFFSAEAFTAADRQELSDTVTPHIEGGWWEHDLGGGITLAHGVTEGRYVIRVSGAASPAPSVFARVFDGPVVPEATPHPRKVKFVVGGPPAPGKWYLRHDADTGEDARVARLFAEPDVTDVMVAGDFVTVGIGSRASWERRLEPLLALVTELFLVEGLPSSAPERTRDELLDEARRSTGERPEELHLLDPDLGPERVRLLAAIDSDDPRVRRVALAILLESTDSSVRAAAVEQGMGDPSRIVRRATIDSAADSGLESFRPVFEAALRDEDGWIRWKAVRALGELRVGTSRPLVEEASKDADFQVRFEAARVLKRG; this is encoded by the coding sequence ATGACGGATCCACTCGACCTCGATGCCACCCGCTCCGCGATCGCGGCTCGCGACCTCACCGCAACTGCTTCCGGCTACCTGACCACCGACGTCGCCATGCGATTGCCCTTCGAGGCCCTCGGGCCTTTCAAGACTCTGCTCCGACGGTTCTTCTCGGCTGAGGCCTTCACCGCTGCGGATCGACAGGAACTCAGCGACACCGTAACCCCCCATATCGAGGGCGGCTGGTGGGAGCATGATCTCGGAGGCGGCATAACGCTCGCTCACGGGGTCACCGAGGGCCGGTACGTGATCCGGGTTTCCGGGGCTGCCTCGCCGGCTCCCTCTGTGTTTGCTCGGGTCTTCGACGGTCCGGTGGTCCCGGAAGCCACACCGCATCCCCGCAAGGTGAAGTTCGTGGTCGGGGGTCCGCCTGCACCAGGGAAATGGTATCTCCGGCACGACGCCGACACCGGCGAGGACGCGCGGGTGGCGCGATTGTTCGCAGAGCCAGACGTCACCGACGTCATGGTGGCCGGCGACTTCGTCACCGTCGGCATTGGTTCTCGAGCGTCGTGGGAACGCCGGCTCGAGCCCCTTCTGGCGCTGGTGACCGAGCTCTTTTTGGTCGAGGGCTTGCCATCGTCGGCTCCCGAACGGACCAGAGATGAACTGCTCGACGAGGCCCGACGCTCAACCGGAGAACGCCCGGAGGAGCTCCATTTGCTCGACCCGGACCTGGGCCCGGAACGTGTCCGGCTGCTTGCCGCGATCGATTCGGACGATCCAAGAGTGCGTAGGGTGGCACTGGCGATCCTCCTCGAATCCACCGATTCATCCGTGCGCGCCGCCGCGGTCGAGCAAGGGATGGGCGACCCCTCCCGGATTGTCAGACGCGCAACCATCGATTCGGCGGCGGACTCCGGTCTCGAGTCGTTCCGACCGGTGTTCGAGGCGGCTCTGCGCGACGAAGACGGGTGGATTCGCTGGAAGGCGGTGCGGGCCCTCGGCGAGTTGAGGGTCGGCACGAGTAGGCCGTTGGTCGAAGAAGCCTCGAAGGACGCCGACTTCCAGGTCCGGTTCGAAGCCGCCCGCGTTCTCAAGCGGGGATAG